One genomic segment of Saccharomyces kudriavzevii IFO 1802 strain IFO1802 genome assembly, chromosome: 8 includes these proteins:
- the FSH1 gene encoding putative serine hydrolase (similar to Saccharomyces cerevisiae FSH1 (YHR049W); ancestral locus Anc_5.283) → MTVQIPKLLFLHGFLQNGRVFSEKSSGIRKLLKKANVQCDYIDAPVLLEKKDLPFEMDEDKWQATLDADVNRAWFYHSEISHELDVSEGVKSVVEYIKANGPYDGIVGFSQGAALSSIITNKITELVPHHPEFKVSVVISGYSFTEPDPEHSGQLRITEKFRDSFAAKPDMKTKMIFIYGASDQAVPSVRSKFLYDIYLKAQNGDKENVLAYEHPGGHMVPNKKDIIRPIVEQITSSLQETSE, encoded by the coding sequence atgacTGTACAAATTCcaaaattattattcttaCACGGTTTCTTGCAGAATGGCAGAGTTTTCTCAGAAAAATCATCCGGCATTCGAAaactattgaaaaaggcCAATGTGCAATGTGACTACATTGATGCGCCAGTgcttctggaaaaaaaggaccTCCCATTTGAAATGGACGAAGACAAATGGCAAGCCACTTTGGATGCAGATGTTAACAGAGCCTGGTTCTACCATAGCGAGATCTCCCACGAACTGGACGTCTCCGAAGGTGTGAAGTCTGTGGTAGAATATATCAAGGCCAATGGACCATACGACGGCATCGTCGGTTTCTCTCAGGGTGCCGCGTTGTCTTCCATCATCACCAACAAGATAACAGAGCTGGTTCCACACCACCCAGAATTCAAGGTCAGCGTGGTCATTTCCGGCTATTCCTTCACTGAACCAGACCCAGAACATTCCGGCCAACTAAGAATCACCGAAAAGTTCAGGGACTCATTCGCGGCAAAACCAGACATGAAGACCAAGATGATCTTCATCTACGGTGCTTCTGATCAGGCAGTCCCATCTGTAAGATCCAAGTTTTTGTACGACATCTACCTAAAGGCCCAAAATGGCGATAAAGAAAACGTATTAGCTTACGAACACCCTGGTGGCCATATGGTTCCAAACAAGAAGGACATTATAAGACCAattgttgaacaaattaCCTCTTCCTTGCAAGAAACTTCTGAATAG
- the COX6 gene encoding cytochrome c oxidase subunit VI (similar to Saccharomyces cerevisiae COX6 (YHR051W); ancestral locus Anc_5.280) — protein sequence MLSRAIFRNPVINRTLLRARPGVYSATRLTRSSLIQSRKYSDAHDEETFEEFTARYEKEFDEAYDLFEVQRVLNNCFSYDLVPAPAVIEKALRAARRVNDLPTAIRVFEALKYKVENEDQYKAYLNELKDVRQELGVPLKEELFPSSS from the coding sequence ATGTTATCGAGGGCCATATTCAGAAACCCTGTCATAAATAGAACACTACTAAGGGCCAGACCCGGTGTCTACTCTGCAACCAGATTGACTAGAAGTTCATTGATTCAAAGTAGGAAGTACTCTGATGCACATGATGAAGAAACCTTCGAGGAATTCACCGCAAGATACGAAAAGGAATTTGACGAGGCATACGATTTGTTCGAAGTACAAAGAGTGTTAAATAATTGTTTCTCTTATGATTTGGTTCCTGCTCCTGCAGTTATCGAAAAGGCCTTGAGGGCCGCCAGAAGAGTCAATGACTTGCCTACCGCTATTAGAGTATTTGAAGCTTTAAAATACAAGGTCGAAAATGAAGACCAATACAAGGCCTACTTGAATGAGTTGAAGGATGTCAGACAAGAATTGGGCGTTCCCTTAAAGGAAGAGCTATTTCCAAGCTCTTCCTAA
- the YHK8 gene encoding Yhk8p (similar to Saccharomyces cerevisiae YHK8 (YHR048W); ancestral locus Anc_5.284) — protein sequence MRTLKQNMTSVDPIAGAQPSSSEFTEEENCSIHSNEVAKLGSELTNERKDDGRQSYEVAFSDDFADPEDIASHMSMGHRYYISSLITFTSMVITMISSSWTLPSTHIIEHFHISHEVSTVGITLYVFGLGIGPLFLSPLSELYGRRITFLYALMLSIIWQCLTIWSGTIAGVMFGRFLSGFFGSAFLSVAGGAIADIFDKDQIGIPMAIYTTSAFLGPSLGPIIGGALYHESYKWTFITLLITSGCCLVLIIFTIPETYKPVLLIRKAKRLRKEESNGRRYYAALEVTREQTSLLSAVFLSTRRPFGLLLRDRMMGVLCFYTGLELAIIYLYFVAFPYVFKKLYNFGPMEIACSYIGIMVGMLLSAPTCLLFQKTFQWRVKRNNGVKTPEMRFEPLFYGAFLTPIGLFIFAFTCYKHVHWIAPVIGSAIFGSGVYFVFTGVFAYTVDAYRKYAASGMACNTFVRCIMAGVFPLFGLQMYEAMGVNWAGFLLAMVTVAMIPVPFLFTKYGARLRAKSPYAWDD from the coding sequence ATGCGGACATTAAAACAGAATATGACTTCGGTAGATCCAATTGCGGGTGCACAGCCGTCGTCATCGGAATttactgaagaagagaattgCTCAATACATTCAAACGAAGTTGCAAAATTGGGCTCGGAATTGACTAATGAACGAAAAGATGACGGCAGACAATCGTACGAAGTGGCTTTCAGCGACGATTTCGCGGACCCAGAAGATATAGCAAGTCATATGAGCATGGGCCACCGGTACTacatttcttctttgatcaCGTTCACGTCCATGGTAATCACGATGATCTCTTCTAGTTGGACGCTCCCCTCAACGCACATCATTGAGCACTTTCATATTTCGCACGAAGTCAGCACTGTGGGGATTACGCTGTATGTTTTTGGTCTTGGTATAGGTCCCTTGTTTTTGTCCCCACTCAGTGAACTATATGGACGAAGAATAACATTTTTATACGCCCTTATGCTCAGTATCATATGGCAGTGTCTGACTATTTGGTCCGGGACCATTGCGGGTGTCATGTTTGGTAGGTTTCTGTCCGGCTTCTTTGGATCAGCCTTTCTTAGCGTGGCTGGCGGTGCCATTGCCGATATTTTCGATAAAGACCAAATTGGAATCCCCATGGCAATATATACTACATCTGCCTTTTTAGGACCCTCATTAGGCCCGATCATTGGTGGAGCTCTGTACCATGAAAGTTATAAATGGACTTTTATCACGCTTCTAATCACTTCGGGATGTTGCCTCGTTTTGATTATCTTCACCATCCCAGAAACGTATAAACCAGTGCTTCTGATACGCAAAGCTAAGAGATTAAGAAAGGAGGAAAGCAATGGGCGGCGTTACTATGCCGCTTTGGAAGTTACACGTGAACAGACGTCTTTGCTTTCCGCAGTCTTTCTCTCAACCAGAAGACCCTTTGGGTTGTTACTTCGGGATCGAATGATGGGTGTGCTTTGCTTTTACACTGGACTAGAGCTAGCCATCATCTATCTATACTTTGTAGCATTCCCATATGTGTTCAAGAAACTTTATAACTTCGGGCCCATGGAGATAGCATGCTCATACATCGGCATCATGGTGGGCATGCTCCTTTCTGCCCCTACATGTTTACTATTCCAAAAAACGTTTCAATGGAGAGTCAAGAGAAATAATGGTGTCAAGACGCCCGAGATGAGATTCGAGCCCTTGTTCTACGGCGCATTCTTGACCCCGATCGGGTTGTTTATCTTTGCATTTACTTGCTACAAGCATGTTCATTGGATTGCTCCCGTTATAGGCAGTGCTATTTTCGGTTCGGGCGTCTATTTCGTCTTCACTGGTGTTTTCGCGTACACAGTTGACGCCTACAGAAAATATGCGGCCTCTGGCATGGCTTGCAACACGTTTGTGAGGTGTATAATGGCCGGTGTATTCCCTCTATTCGGATTACAAATGTATGAGGCAATGGGCGTGAATTGGGCTGGTTTCCTCCTGGCAATGGTGACTGTAGCAATGATCCCGGTTCCGTTTCTGTTCACCAAATACGGCGCCCGGTTGAGAGCTAAATCGCCGTATGCATGGGATGATTGA
- the SMF2 gene encoding divalent metal ion transporter SMF2 (similar to Saccharomyces cerevisiae SMF2 (YHR050W); ancestral locus Anc_5.282) has product MVSQEYEPIQRSNEFQTDSNTTKPAYDDENSRHELPRRTTLRPDSTSWSIIGTLRKYAKFIGPGLMVSVSYMDPGNYSTAVAAGSAHRYKLLFSVLVSNFMAAFWQYLCARLGAVTGLDLAQNCKKHLPSGLNISLYILAEMAIIATDLAEVVGTAISLNILFHIPLALGVILTVVDVLIVLLAYKPNGSMKGIRIFEAFVSLLVVLTVVCFTVELFYAKLGPAKEIFSGFLPSKAVFEGDGLYLSLAILGATVMPHSLYLGSGVVQPRLREYDIKNGHYLPGVDDMDNNHHNYRPSYEAISETLHYTITELLVSLFTVALFVNCAILIVSGATLYGSTQNAEEADLFSIYNLLCSTLSKGAGTVFVLALLFSGQSAGIVCTLSGQMVSEGFLNWTVSPALRRSATRAVAITPCLILVLVAGRSGLSGALNASQVVLSLLLPFVSAPLLYFTSSKKIMRVQLNRSKVPSRTTDKQYVGDRGEEDETIELEEMGMGGSSTQERGLVSPVPEYEDMSNGIIVTVLAVIVWLIISGLNFYMLIGFTTGKDVHL; this is encoded by the coding sequence ATGGTGTCCCAAGAATATGAGCCTATCCAACGGAGCAATGAATTCCAAACAGACAGTAATACCACCAAGCCTGCATatgatgacgaaaataGCAGACATGAGTTGCCTCGCCGCACAACGTTGCGGCCAGACTCCACATCCTGGAGTATAATCGGAACATTGAGAAAGTACGCAAAGTTCATTGGACCTGGTTTAATGGTCTCTGTATCATATATGGACCCTGGTAACTATAGTACGGCTGTGGCAGCAGGTTCTGCTCATCGGTACaagcttttattttcgGTCCTAGTTTCTAATTTCATGGCAGCATTTTGGCAGTACCTTTGCGCCAGGTTAGGCGCCGTAACGGGTCTAGATTTGGCTCAAAATTGTAAGAAACATCTGCCTTCTGGACTCAACATTTCCCTTTACATCCTTGCCGAAATGGCCATTATTGCGACGGATTTGGCAGAAGTGGTGGGAACTGCCATTTCGTTGAATATACTTTTCCACATACCACTCGCCTTGGGTGTCATTCTTACTGTGGTGGACGTCTTGATTGTTCTGCTCGCCTACAAGCCTAATGGATCTATGAAAGGTATCAGAATATTTGAGGCGTTTGTTTCCTTATTAGTGGTTCTTACCGTAGTCTGCTTTACGGTGGAATTATTTTACGCTAAATTGGGTCCTGCCAAGGAAATATTTTCTGGATTTCTGCCCAGTAAAGCTGTTTTCGAAGGCGACGGTCTGTACTTAAGTTTGGCAATTTTAGGTGCCACAGTGATGCCTCATTCATTGTATTTGGGGTCGGGCGTGGTTCAACCGAGATTAAGAGAGTAcgatatcaaaaatgggcATTACTTACCTGGCGTGGATGATATGGACAACAATCATCATAATTATAGACCATCTTATGAGGCGATTAGCGAAACTTTACATTATACTATTACAGAATTGTTGGTTTCGTTGTTTACGGTGGCATTGTTTGTAAACTGTGCCATTCTTATAGTCTCTGGGGCTACATTATACGGATCTACTCAAAACGCTGAAGAAGCTGATTTATTTTCCATCTACAACCTGCTGTGTAGCACTCTTTCCAAGGGCGCAGGTACCGTGTTCGTGCTAGCATTGTTGTTTTCAGGACAAAGTGCCGGTATTGTCTGTACATTAAGTGGACAAATGGTTAGTGAAGGGTTCCTAAACTGGACTGTTTCTCCAGCATTGAGAAGGTCCGCTACGAGAGCGGTAGCCATCACGCCCTGTTTGATTTTAGTCCTTGTGGCCGGACGAAGTGGTCTCTCTGGGGCTTTAAACGCCTCGCAAGTGGTGCTTTCTCTGTTGTTACCCTTCGTATCTGCACCATTGCTCTATTTCACTTCGAGCAAGAAGATTATGCGCGTACAGCTCAATCGTAGCAAAGTACCCTCAAGAACTACAGACAAGCAATATGTGGGCGACCGTGGtgaggaagatgaaactATCGAACTGGAAGAAATGGGAATGGGTGGCAGCAGTACCCAGGAACGCGGCCTAGTCTCTCCTGTCCCAGAATACGAAGACATGAGCAATGGAATAATCGTGACGGTGCTTGCAGTCATAGTGTGGCTGATCATTTCAGGGCTGAACTTCTACATGCTAATCGGTTTCACTACTGGCAAGGACGTTCACCTCTAA
- the CIC1 gene encoding Cic1p (similar to Saccharomyces cerevisiae CIC1 (YHR052W); ancestral locus Anc_5.278): MARKNNSRKSTPVSAPNKEKKKVTQEKLSTIIPRERTTKAIDELIKFTSNSQDDKEEEQNGKKKLLEDDEEDLKKDLQLIVVNNKSFTGTSKTFKLKLLNVKHSLYKPWKQASATAIKDFKTLLILKDSDIKKVSEDDLFDKLDSEGIKIDEIICGKDLKTVYKAYEARNAFISQFSLILADDSIITSLPKLMGGKAYNKVETTPVAIRTQANKEFSLTTLTNNIKKVCHNQLPVKLPRGTTLNVHLGNLEWLKPEEFVDNVESISEQLIGAFPIRSVFIKTNKSPVLPLYYNQDVLDELVAKKEKAEENTADDTVIIDGVQVHLSTFNKGLMEIANPAELSSIFSKQVNNAKKRSSSELEKKSSKSQTVKKAKN, encoded by the coding sequence ATGGCTAGAAAGAATAATTCAAGGAAATCCACACCTGTGAGTGCACcaaataaggaaaagaagaaggttaCCCAAGAGAAGCTTTCTACAATCATTCCAAGAGAAAGAACTACCAAAGCTATTGATGAGCTCATAAAGTTCACTTCTAATTCTCAGGATGAtaaggaagaagaacagaatggtaagaagaaattattggaagacgacgaagaagacCTGAAGAAAGATTTACAATTAATTGTAGTGAATAACAAATCATTCACCGGTACTTCCAAAACCttcaaattgaaattattaAACGTTAAACATTCTCTTTATAAGCCTTGGAAACAAGCTAGTGCAACCGCTATCAAGGATTTCAAAACTCTATTGATCTTGAAGGACTCTGATATCAAGAAGGTATCAGAAGATGATTTATTTGACAAATTAGATTCTGAAGGAatcaaaattgatgaaattattTGCGGTAAAGATTTAAAGACTGTTTACAAGGCATACGAGGCTAGAAATGCTTTTATTTCCCAGTTTTCCCTAATCTTGGCAGACGACAGTATAATTACATCTTTGCCAAAACTTATGGGTGGTAAAGCTTACAACAAAGTGGAAACTACTCCTGTAGCAATCAGAACGCAGGCAAATAAGGAATTTTCTCTAACTACCTTGACaaacaacatcaaaaagGTATGCCACAATCAATTGCCAGTAAAACTTCCAAGAGGTACCACATTGAACGTCCATTTGGGTAATTTGGAATGGTTAAAGCCGGAAGAATTTGTAGATAACGTTGAGTCAATCTCCGAGCAATTGATTGGGGCGTTCCCAATAAGATCCGTTTTCATCAAGACGAACAAATCACCTGTATTGCCATTATACTATAACCAAGATGTTCTTGATGAACTTGTCGCTAAGAAGGAGAAAGCCGAAGAAAATACTGCAGACGATACGGTCATCATTGATGGTGTTCAAGTTCATTTATCCACTTTCAACAAGGGTTTAATGGAAATTGCTAACCCTGCTGAGTTGAGTTCAATTTTCTCCAAACAAGTCAATAATGCCAAAAAGAGATCTTCTAGtgaacttgaaaagaaatctaGTAAGTCCCAAACTGTTAAGAAAGCTAAGAATTAA